A DNA window from bacterium contains the following coding sequences:
- the rocF gene encoding arginase, translated as MTGQQSLKSEHRLESQAALAAAIVGIPFDLGAPRRGSGLATRAIRYAGLEKRLKKLGLSVKDLGDILVPDIPAPHSDLLRNLPAVAEAAEAAYHGAREAIMQGAVGVFLGGDHSVAIGTIAGVASAHAARGERLGILWFDAHGDFNTADTTVSGHIHGMPFAVALGHGVPELTHLGGFSPKVRSENAVLIGARDLDDEEERLMVASGITVYRMREIERRGIEAVMKEAIAIASNGTAGLHVSFDLDALDPKEAPGVGSPSRHGMSAREARVALGMVAETGLMRSIDMVEVDPLLDSRNESAKLAVDLIAAAFTR; from the coding sequence ATGACTGGCCAGCAGTCACTCAAAAGCGAACACCGTCTTGAATCCCAGGCCGCGCTCGCAGCAGCCATCGTCGGCATCCCCTTCGATCTCGGGGCCCCCCGCCGCGGCTCAGGGCTCGCGACTCGCGCCATCCGCTACGCCGGCCTCGAGAAGCGCCTGAAGAAGCTCGGCCTCTCGGTGAAGGACCTGGGGGACATCCTGGTCCCCGACATTCCCGCCCCCCACTCGGACCTCCTCCGGAACCTGCCGGCGGTCGCCGAGGCCGCAGAGGCCGCCTATCACGGCGCCCGCGAGGCGATCATGCAGGGGGCGGTCGGCGTCTTCCTCGGCGGCGACCATTCGGTCGCCATCGGGACGATCGCCGGAGTGGCCTCGGCCCACGCCGCGCGCGGCGAGCGCCTCGGGATCCTCTGGTTCGACGCCCACGGCGACTTCAACACGGCCGACACCACCGTCAGCGGCCACATCCACGGCATGCCCTTCGCGGTGGCCCTCGGCCACGGCGTTCCGGAGCTGACCCACCTGGGCGGCTTCTCGCCCAAGGTCCGGTCGGAGAACGCCGTCTTGATCGGCGCTCGGGACCTGGATGACGAGGAAGAGCGCCTCATGGTGGCATCGGGCATCACCGTCTACCGCATGCGCGAGATCGAGCGCCGCGGCATCGAGGCGGTGATGAAAGAGGCGATCGCGATCGCCTCGAACGGCACCGCCGGCCTCCACGTCAGCTTCGACCTGGACGCGCTGGACCCCAAGGAGGCCCCGGGCGTCGGCAGCCCCTCGCGCCACGGCATGAGTGCCCGCGAGGCGCGCGTCGCCCTCGGGATGGTCGCCGAGACCGGCTTGATGCGATCCATCGACATGGTCGAGGTCGATCCGCTGCTCGATTCGCGGAACGAGAGCGCCAAGCTCGCCGTGGACCTCATCGCCGCCGCCTTCACCCGCTAG
- a CDS encoding MASE1 domain-containing protein, whose translation MRPTFEDLRAILAIAIAYYAVGRLGLLVAIPPGNVTFLWLPAGIALAALYAMGARWWPGVWLGALAVNVEVFAEGGIALGQSLALGALIATGAVVQAILGAWLLRRSGGLFKDVASVFRFGGPIAFGTCLLNATVGVTALCTAGMIPWTAFPGTWLTWWLGDSAGVLVATPFILAWWQRPASTRRWRATALGFLALALVSAVVFLNAHAWPIAYLPVPLVVWLSLKYRLRGAVSATALVFAFALAGALSGLGPYEGREVQEALMLFCSYVVVVSLTALVLVVVEGGRRQADRGLKETLTALEENLQARKRMEDRLRESEHRFRTLAMRVPVGIFMTDAAGDCVFVNERWRFFTGLTEAQALGTGWASALHPIDRERVSAEWEAAVAAGREFSSEYRFMRPDGSFIWVYGNASPLDPDAGGAVGYVGTLTDLTERIEAERLKLSFVNAVSHDLRTPLASIMGFAEFLEDGLAGPLNPAQGEYLSQIQRGVRRLEQLVDDLLDFATIEAGSFRLSIVPVDFGALLREVAASLRPQAEEGQLALELEIAPDSLLVPMDCRRIERVVMNLLQNAIKFSPQGGSIVVRAVVEGDCLRCEVVDRGRGIPTNDLPKLFKPFGQLEAGNVKGGAGLGLSISKSIVEAHHGTIGVRSTVGEGSTFWFTLPLSTRHAPVTTPCAPSIR comes from the coding sequence ATGAGGCCGACCTTCGAGGATCTGCGCGCTATCCTGGCGATCGCGATCGCGTACTACGCCGTCGGTAGGCTCGGTTTGCTCGTCGCGATCCCCCCGGGCAACGTCACCTTCCTCTGGCTGCCTGCCGGCATCGCCCTGGCGGCGCTCTACGCCATGGGCGCCCGGTGGTGGCCCGGTGTCTGGCTGGGAGCGCTCGCCGTCAACGTCGAGGTCTTCGCCGAAGGCGGCATCGCGCTCGGCCAGAGCCTGGCCCTCGGGGCGTTGATCGCGACGGGGGCGGTCGTGCAGGCAATTCTGGGGGCGTGGCTGCTGCGCCGCTCGGGCGGCCTGTTCAAGGACGTCGCGAGCGTCTTTCGGTTTGGCGGGCCCATCGCTTTCGGCACGTGCCTGTTGAACGCCACGGTGGGGGTCACGGCGCTCTGCACGGCCGGCATGATCCCATGGACCGCCTTTCCCGGGACCTGGTTGACGTGGTGGCTCGGGGACTCCGCCGGGGTGCTCGTCGCCACCCCGTTCATCCTCGCATGGTGGCAGCGGCCGGCCTCCACGCGGCGCTGGAGGGCGACCGCCCTCGGTTTTCTGGCGCTCGCGCTCGTCTCGGCCGTCGTCTTCTTGAACGCCCATGCCTGGCCTATCGCCTACCTGCCGGTCCCCCTCGTCGTCTGGTTGAGTCTCAAGTACCGGCTCCGCGGAGCGGTCTCGGCCACCGCCCTGGTCTTCGCCTTCGCGTTGGCCGGGGCGCTATCGGGCCTCGGCCCTTATGAGGGGCGCGAGGTCCAAGAGGCCCTCATGCTGTTTTGCAGCTACGTGGTCGTGGTGTCGCTGACCGCCTTGGTGCTCGTGGTGGTCGAGGGCGGGCGTCGGCAGGCGGATCGCGGCTTGAAGGAGACGCTCACCGCGCTTGAGGAGAACCTGCAAGCGCGCAAGCGGATGGAGGATCGCCTGCGTGAGAGCGAGCATCGCTTCCGGACGCTCGCCATGCGCGTGCCGGTCGGGATCTTCATGACCGACGCGGCGGGCGACTGCGTCTTCGTCAACGAGCGGTGGCGCTTCTTCACGGGCCTCACCGAAGCGCAGGCCCTGGGGACGGGGTGGGCGTCCGCTTTGCATCCGATCGACCGCGAGCGGGTCAGCGCCGAGTGGGAAGCGGCCGTGGCGGCGGGGCGCGAGTTTTCGAGCGAGTATCGGTTCATGCGTCCGGACGGGTCCTTCATCTGGGTCTACGGCAACGCGAGCCCGCTCGATCCGGACGCCGGGGGGGCGGTGGGCTACGTCGGGACCCTGACGGATCTGACCGAGCGGATCGAGGCCGAGCGCCTCAAGCTCAGCTTCGTCAACGCGGTATCGCACGACCTGCGCACGCCCCTGGCCTCCATCATGGGCTTCGCCGAGTTCCTGGAGGACGGGCTCGCAGGCCCGCTCAACCCGGCGCAGGGCGAGTACCTTTCTCAAATCCAGCGGGGCGTCAGGCGCCTCGAGCAGCTGGTCGACGACCTCCTGGACTTTGCGACGATCGAGGCGGGCTCCTTCCGGCTGAGCATCGTGCCGGTGGATTTCGGCGCCTTGCTGCGTGAGGTCGCCGCCAGCCTTCGGCCTCAGGCCGAGGAGGGGCAGCTCGCCCTCGAACTCGAGATCGCGCCCGATTCGCTCCTGGTGCCCATGGATTGCCGGCGCATCGAGCGCGTCGTCATGAACCTGCTGCAGAACGCCATCAAGTTCAGCCCCCAAGGCGGGAGCATCGTGGTGCGGGCCGTGGTCGAGGGAGATTGCCTGCGCTGCGAGGTGGTGGACCGCGGGCGGGGCATCCCGACCAACGATTTGCCGAAGCTCTTCAAGCCTTTCGGCCAGCTGGAGGCCGGTAACGTCAAGGGCGGCGCCGGGCTCGGCCTCAGCATCAGCAAGAGCATCGTCGAGGCGCACCACGGAACGATCGGCGTCCGGAGCACGGTGGGAGAGGGGAGCACCTTCTGGTTCACGCTCCCCCTGAGCACGCGTCATGCGCCGGTGACGACGCCCTGCGCGCCGTCGATCAGATGA
- a CDS encoding peptidoglycan DD-metalloendopeptidase family protein, which produces MPQTTTQERNQADSPEISAFRYTASSESEPLTPLNLNGLRFGVSRKTLSDRLLSGIRFLVSVPPKPTAEPSSYEARTEDLGVFRYQIPLSEYRNRRRASAAMGRRVALVGGLAVSLPLLAFVAWKNLPAQQLSASPKAAVAPVSAGSPAPEQPIQAAAEVAGPSQPKQAAEQTGPEQPQQVAPAPTKAGTTPAVPLVLAPTKTYRVVSGDTISEIAKAHRITRRALRAANGFGQDSHLKVGQTLLIPIPFDTAAPETPVLKTQDQLTRHEAGGARAAAVPAEKAEKPAAKPKKKRTRSTTYEIQDGDTLSGIADKYDLRVADLVEANDIDFHTRLKIGRKIVIPATPKADDGEGRNYRKRDKRKVASRGLLGDLGRAVSKTFLWPTAGRLSSGYGYRGDHFHSGLDITNHVGAPIRASKAGVVVTAGWDGAYGKTVDIRHADGVVTRYAHCSKIMVSTGDRVGQGETIALVGETGRATGPHVHYEVRVNGRPVDPKKFI; this is translated from the coding sequence GTGCCGCAGACAACGACGCAAGAACGTAACCAAGCCGACTCGCCCGAGATCTCGGCTTTCCGCTACACCGCGTCGTCGGAGAGCGAGCCCCTCACCCCTCTCAACCTCAACGGTCTGCGCTTCGGCGTCTCCCGCAAGACCCTGTCGGACCGCCTCTTGAGCGGCATCCGCTTCCTGGTCAGCGTGCCCCCGAAGCCCACGGCCGAGCCTTCGTCCTACGAGGCGCGCACCGAGGACCTGGGCGTCTTCCGCTACCAGATCCCGCTGTCGGAGTACCGCAATCGCCGCCGCGCGAGCGCCGCCATGGGCCGCCGTGTCGCGTTGGTGGGCGGCCTGGCGGTCTCGCTCCCGCTGCTCGCCTTCGTCGCCTGGAAGAACCTGCCCGCCCAGCAGCTCTCAGCCTCCCCCAAGGCCGCCGTCGCCCCGGTGAGCGCAGGAAGCCCCGCTCCCGAGCAGCCCATTCAGGCCGCTGCCGAGGTGGCCGGTCCCTCCCAGCCCAAGCAAGCCGCCGAGCAGACCGGACCCGAGCAGCCCCAGCAGGTCGCTCCGGCACCGACCAAGGCCGGCACGACTCCGGCCGTGCCCCTGGTCCTCGCCCCGACCAAGACCTACCGCGTCGTCTCCGGCGACACCATCTCCGAGATCGCCAAGGCCCACCGCATCACGCGCCGCGCGCTGCGCGCCGCCAACGGCTTCGGCCAGGACAGCCACCTCAAGGTCGGCCAGACCCTGCTCATCCCCATCCCGTTCGATACGGCCGCTCCCGAGACTCCGGTCCTCAAGACCCAGGATCAGCTGACGCGCCACGAGGCGGGCGGCGCGCGCGCCGCGGCGGTCCCCGCCGAGAAGGCCGAAAAGCCTGCCGCCAAGCCCAAGAAGAAGCGCACCCGCTCGACCACCTACGAGATCCAGGACGGCGACACCCTCTCGGGCATCGCGGACAAGTACGACCTGCGGGTCGCGGACCTGGTCGAGGCCAACGACATCGACTTCCACACCCGCCTCAAGATCGGCCGCAAGATCGTCATCCCCGCGACCCCCAAGGCGGATGACGGCGAGGGCCGCAACTACCGCAAGCGCGACAAGCGCAAGGTGGCGAGCCGCGGCCTGCTCGGGGATCTCGGCCGCGCGGTCAGCAAGACCTTCCTCTGGCCGACGGCAGGTCGCCTGTCGAGCGGCTACGGCTACCGGGGCGATCACTTCCACTCGGGGCTGGACATCACCAACCACGTGGGCGCGCCCATCCGCGCCTCCAAGGCCGGCGTCGTCGTCACGGCGGGCTGGGACGGCGCCTACGGCAAGACCGTGGACATCCGCCACGCGGACGGGGTCGTGACCCGCTACGCCCACTGCTCCAAGATCATGGTGAGCACCGGCGATCGAGTCGGCCAGGGCGAGACCATCGCCTTGGTGGGCGAGACCGGCCGCGCCACCGGCCCGCACGTGCACTACGAGGTCCGGGTCAACGGTCGCCCGGTGGACCCCAAGAAGTTCATCTGA
- the rho gene encoding transcription termination factor Rho → MREDNRGNRATEREIREMREAREFQEALMAERGQELGTLPEVDVAALDTMDMADLFELARQFNIFNYRRLRRHELIYRIMQTQTDKTGTIHAKGVLEVQPEGYGYLRVSQYLPSPDDIFVSQTQIRRFDLWAGDVIEAQVRPPKEGEKYFALVKVETVNEQPGDSTYHRIPFENLTPIYPCERLKLETTGTNLSMRLMDLFNPLGKGQRALIVSPPKAGKTTLLKQVANSISENHPEVHLIALLVDERPEEVTDMQRSINGEVVASTFDELPENHIRVAELVMEKAKRQVEQGKDVVILLDSITRLARAYNSAMPPSGRTLSGGLDPNAMHKPKRFFGAARKLERSGSLTIIATALVDTGSRMDEVIYEEFKGTGNSELTLDRRLADRRIFPAIDIKRSSTRKEELLLTPEELRKQRILRKTMDAGDTAEVTEFLADRLSRTKSNAEFLMAISDS, encoded by the coding sequence ATGCGCGAGGACAACCGCGGCAACCGCGCCACCGAGCGCGAGATCCGCGAGATGCGCGAGGCCCGTGAGTTCCAGGAGGCCTTGATGGCCGAGCGGGGCCAGGAGCTTGGCACCCTGCCCGAGGTCGACGTCGCCGCCCTCGACACCATGGACATGGCGGACCTGTTCGAGCTCGCTCGCCAGTTCAACATCTTCAACTACCGTCGCCTCCGTCGGCACGAGCTGATCTACCGGATCATGCAGACGCAGACCGACAAGACGGGCACCATCCACGCCAAGGGCGTGCTCGAGGTGCAGCCCGAGGGCTACGGCTACCTGCGGGTCTCCCAGTACCTGCCCTCGCCGGACGACATCTTCGTCTCGCAGACCCAGATCCGCCGCTTCGACCTGTGGGCCGGCGACGTGATCGAGGCCCAGGTCCGCCCCCCCAAGGAGGGCGAGAAGTACTTCGCGCTGGTCAAGGTCGAGACCGTCAATGAGCAGCCCGGGGACTCCACCTACCACCGGATCCCCTTCGAGAACCTGACGCCCATCTACCCCTGCGAGCGCCTCAAGCTCGAGACCACCGGGACCAACCTGTCCATGCGCCTCATGGACCTGTTCAACCCGCTGGGCAAGGGTCAGCGCGCCCTGATCGTCTCGCCGCCCAAGGCCGGTAAGACCACCCTGCTCAAGCAGGTGGCCAACTCCATCTCGGAGAACCACCCCGAGGTCCACCTCATCGCGCTGCTCGTGGACGAGCGCCCCGAAGAGGTCACGGACATGCAGCGCTCCATCAACGGCGAGGTCGTGGCCTCGACCTTCGACGAGCTGCCCGAGAACCACATCCGCGTCGCCGAGCTCGTCATGGAGAAGGCCAAGCGTCAGGTGGAGCAGGGCAAGGACGTGGTCATCCTGCTCGACTCGATCACCCGTCTGGCGCGCGCCTACAACTCGGCGATGCCGCCCTCGGGCCGCACCCTGTCGGGCGGTCTCGACCCGAACGCCATGCACAAGCCCAAGCGCTTCTTCGGCGCCGCCCGCAAGCTGGAGCGCTCGGGGAGCCTGACCATCATCGCCACCGCGCTGGTCGACACCGGCTCGCGCATGGACGAGGTCATCTACGAAGAATTCAAGGGCACCGGCAACTCGGAGCTCACGCTCGATCGCCGGCTCGCCGATCGCCGGATCTTCCCGGCCATCGACATCAAGCGCAGCAGCACCCGCAAGGAGGAGCTCCTGCTCACGCCCGAGGAGCTGCGCAAGCAGCGCATCCTGCGCAAGACGATGGACGCGGGCGACACCGCCGAGGTCACGGAGTTCCTGGCCGACCGGCTCAGTCGCACCAAATCCAACGCCGAGTTCTTGATGGCCATCAGCGATTCCTAG
- a CDS encoding YggT family protein, with protein sequence MYLLVQVLTNLFQIWQILLFIWVILSWIPQVPRNHPAVELVGRVIEPTLAPFRRLMPMGGIDISPIIAYFVYSIALRAIISLLANIS encoded by the coding sequence ATGTACCTCTTGGTCCAGGTCCTCACCAACCTCTTCCAGATCTGGCAGATCCTGCTGTTCATCTGGGTGATCCTGTCGTGGATCCCGCAGGTACCGCGCAACCACCCGGCCGTGGAGCTGGTGGGTCGTGTGATCGAGCCGACCCTCGCGCCCTTTAGGCGCCTGATGCCCATGGGCGGCATCGACATCTCGCCGATCATCGCCTACTTCGTCTACAGCATCGCCCTGCGCGCGATCATCTCGCTCTTGGCGAACATCTCGTAA
- the proC gene encoding pyrroline-5-carboxylate reductase, giving the protein MRVNTAPTPSLSVIGGGTMAEALVKGLLGKGLHAPASILVSDPLEARRAYLHETYGVSTTAHNLDCLAAPVIVLAVKPASVHEVLEEVGPRWGRDTLAISIVAGFTLAQLQAHVAQGEAPIVRAMPNTPCVIGEGITAIAGNALAEAHHLEEARAIFGAVGEVLELPEGYFDAVTGLSGSGPAYITLIVEALIDAGVQQGLPRRIARELVCQTVVGSAMLVQQSGKHPAELKDQVVTPAGTTAAGLQVLEEAAVRATLCLAVKAATQRSKELGKASH; this is encoded by the coding sequence ATGCGCGTGAACACGGCCCCAACTCCCAGCCTGTCGGTCATCGGCGGCGGCACCATGGCCGAGGCCCTCGTCAAGGGTCTGCTCGGCAAGGGCCTGCACGCCCCCGCCTCGATCCTGGTCAGCGACCCGCTCGAGGCGCGCCGCGCGTACCTGCACGAGACCTACGGGGTCTCGACCACCGCCCACAACCTCGACTGCCTCGCAGCCCCCGTGATCGTGCTGGCCGTCAAGCCCGCCTCGGTCCACGAGGTCCTCGAAGAGGTCGGTCCCCGCTGGGGCCGCGACACCCTCGCCATCTCCATCGTGGCGGGCTTCACCCTCGCCCAGCTCCAGGCCCACGTGGCCCAGGGCGAAGCCCCCATCGTGCGGGCCATGCCCAACACCCCCTGCGTCATCGGCGAGGGGATCACCGCGATCGCGGGCAACGCCCTGGCCGAGGCCCACCACCTGGAAGAGGCCCGCGCCATCTTCGGCGCGGTGGGCGAGGTGCTCGAATTGCCCGAGGGCTACTTCGACGCGGTCACGGGCCTGTCGGGTAGCGGTCCGGCCTACATCACCTTGATCGTCGAGGCCCTGATCGACGCCGGCGTACAGCAAGGCCTACCCCGCCGGATCGCCCGCGAGCTGGTTTGCCAAACGGTCGTCGGCTCCGCTATGCTGGTGCAGCAGTCTGGTAAGCACCCCGCCGAGCTCAAGGACCAGGTCGTCACCCCCGCCGGCACCACCGCGGCCGGCCTGCAGGTCCTGGAAGAGGCGGCCGTCCGCGCGACGTTGTGCCTGGCGGTCAAGGCGGCCACGCAGCGCTCCAAGGAGCTCGGGAAAGCGAGTCACTAA
- a CDS encoding cell division protein SepF, translated as MSAEIWSKVKNFVGLDQEFEEVVDEEEATVDPKITKQAKSSNLVGLPSASQSELVVLEPHSFDDALGIIENLRSRRAVILNLQGLTDIQSQRLVDFVSGACHALDGHQERIGEAIFLFTPSNVKINALSNETQWMVSQAQQPQQSASKDLFWRVR; from the coding sequence ATGAGCGCCGAGATCTGGAGCAAGGTCAAGAACTTCGTCGGACTTGACCAGGAGTTCGAAGAAGTCGTGGACGAAGAGGAGGCCACGGTGGATCCCAAGATCACCAAGCAAGCCAAGTCCAGCAACCTGGTGGGTCTGCCTTCGGCGAGCCAGAGCGAGCTGGTCGTGCTCGAGCCCCACTCGTTCGACGACGCCCTCGGCATCATCGAGAACCTTCGCTCGCGCCGCGCCGTGATCCTCAACCTCCAGGGCCTGACCGATATCCAGTCGCAGCGTCTCGTCGACTTCGTCTCGGGCGCCTGCCATGCTCTCGACGGCCACCAGGAGCGCATCGGGGAGGCGATCTTCCTCTTCACCCCCTCGAACGTCAAGATCAACGCCCTGAGCAACGAGACCCAGTGGATGGTCTCGCAGGCCCAGCAGCCCCAGCAGAGCGCTTCCAAGGATCTCTTCTGGCGCGTTCGCTAG
- a CDS encoding YggS family pyridoxal phosphate-dependent enzyme — protein MAQSLSFVRDALGRAAVEAGRTPDSVRLVAVTKSVPASRVREVYDLGVRTVGENRIQEAREKQAQLSDLALEWHLIGHLQTNKVKQAVGNFSLIHSVDSLRLLEAIDTQARALGIRQDILLQVNVALEGTKFGFTPAEVPAALEQALTLPGVAVRGLMTIAPRATDPEAIRPVFRQLRDLRDACQTLAGNRADLVELSMGMSADFRIAVAEGATLVRIGTGIFGERPGNPGAF, from the coding sequence CTGGCCCAATCCCTCTCGTTCGTTCGGGACGCCCTCGGGCGCGCCGCCGTCGAGGCGGGGCGCACCCCCGACTCGGTGCGACTCGTGGCCGTCACCAAGTCGGTGCCGGCTTCGAGGGTCCGCGAGGTCTACGACCTCGGGGTCCGCACGGTCGGGGAGAACCGGATCCAGGAGGCCCGCGAAAAGCAGGCGCAACTATCGGATCTGGCCCTCGAGTGGCACCTGATCGGCCACCTGCAGACCAACAAGGTCAAGCAAGCGGTCGGGAACTTTTCGTTGATCCACTCGGTCGACAGCCTCCGGCTGCTCGAGGCGATCGACACACAGGCGCGAGCCCTGGGCATCCGGCAGGACATCCTCCTGCAGGTGAACGTGGCGCTCGAAGGGACCAAGTTCGGCTTCACGCCGGCCGAGGTCCCGGCGGCCCTGGAGCAAGCGCTTACGCTTCCTGGGGTGGCGGTGCGGGGGTTGATGACCATCGCGCCGCGCGCAACGGATCCTGAAGCGATCCGGCCGGTCTTCAGGCAACTGCGCGACCTGCGCGATGCCTGCCAGACCCTCGCGGGGAACCGGGCGGATCTGGTTGAACTTTCGATGGGGATGTCGGCGGACTTCCGAATAGCCGTCGCCGAGGGGGCGACGCTGGTCCGAATCGGCACCGGGATATTTGGCGAGCGACCTGGAAACCCAGGGGCATTTTGA
- a CDS encoding S8 family serine peptidase, producing the protein MPTNAPAITRGQRLSSVLALAMVLGAAGCAGPLPGAPQAAAALFSIQADYVVSADAGGGGEAWNLRMIGVQPVAVPALSGARQVVAAVIDTGVDPAHPELKAELLPMIDLVGGDRYRKDGKDVDYSGRDGNGHGTHVAGIVHSTVGPNNPIGILALKAIGNSGIGDDGTIAGAIRRAVDWRDPANPSRRVRVINLSIGGKTSSRVLEEALDYATRRDVLVVVAAGNRTRDVDYPAALPTALAVSATTVRDGIADYSNRGLTVGISAPGGDSDASISSTWPTYLTASDYTKRVRSPHDHGTMVGTSMAAPHVTGAAALLFAQDPTLSARQVRARLQTWTQDLGPLGPDGYFGVGRLMVGQVLQKGAHDAN; encoded by the coding sequence ATGCCGACCAACGCTCCTGCGATCACCCGAGGTCAAAGGCTTTCGAGCGTCTTGGCGCTCGCGATGGTGCTCGGTGCCGCCGGCTGCGCCGGGCCTCTGCCCGGTGCCCCCCAGGCCGCGGCGGCCCTCTTCTCGATCCAGGCCGACTACGTGGTCAGCGCCGACGCGGGGGGTGGGGGCGAGGCCTGGAACCTTCGCATGATCGGCGTCCAGCCCGTGGCGGTGCCGGCCCTGAGCGGGGCGCGCCAGGTGGTGGCGGCCGTCATCGACACGGGGGTCGACCCGGCCCACCCCGAGCTCAAGGCCGAGCTCTTGCCCATGATCGATCTGGTCGGGGGCGATCGCTACCGCAAGGACGGCAAGGACGTGGACTACTCAGGGCGCGACGGCAACGGCCACGGCACCCACGTGGCGGGGATCGTCCATTCGACCGTCGGCCCCAACAACCCGATCGGCATCCTCGCCCTCAAGGCCATCGGCAATTCGGGGATAGGCGACGACGGCACCATCGCGGGCGCCATCCGCCGCGCGGTGGACTGGCGGGATCCGGCCAACCCCTCGCGCCGGGTGCGGGTCATCAACCTCTCGATCGGGGGCAAGACCTCGTCGCGGGTGCTCGAGGAGGCCCTCGACTACGCCACGCGCCGCGACGTGCTGGTGGTGGTGGCGGCAGGCAACCGGACCCGGGACGTGGACTACCCGGCGGCTCTTCCCACGGCCCTGGCCGTCTCGGCCACCACGGTGCGGGACGGGATCGCCGACTACTCCAACCGGGGGCTGACGGTCGGCATCTCGGCGCCGGGCGGCGACTCGGACGCCTCGATCTCCTCCACCTGGCCCACTTACCTGACGGCGAGCGATTACACCAAGCGGGTCCGCAGTCCCCACGACCACGGGACCATGGTGGGCACCTCCATGGCGGCCCCCCACGTCACCGGGGCCGCGGCCCTGCTCTTCGCCCAGGACCCGACCCTCTCGGCCCGCCAGGTCCGCGCCAGGCTCCAGACCTGGACCCAGGACCTGGGGCCCTTGGGACCGGACGGTTACTTCGGCGTGGGGCGGCTCATGGTGGGGCAGGTCCTCCAGAAGGGGGCGCATGATGCGAACTAG
- a CDS encoding carboxypeptidase regulatory-like domain-containing protein — MMRTSAWGLVLGAVLGLAGCGWLDGFHGYQGKVVDANGKPLAGVAIASGRAATLSGEDGSFSLADSRGGVTFRKVRYQAREVDPGAGASVVLKASEQPVSVVWDERWQSPAMNGVITYLQGKGFSIQRVRQGELPTGREVYVLPSPAWFNQEAYQAYLRLASEGAKLLVLGEWGGYDGVDFDACNSLASQAGISFVPAAVRVYGTGIGGAGMPDEWLTLRRFESASLASGLSQGIRLFTAGVLEVKDPARALLRTGEDAFRIQAWSGGPQIVAAAGPLGRGSLVALSDTSLFTDENAPDGTAHHRVLDNQAFAVNLLEY; from the coding sequence ATGATGCGAACTAGCGCATGGGGCCTTGTTCTGGGGGCGGTGCTGGGGCTTGCGGGCTGTGGCTGGCTCGACGGGTTCCACGGCTACCAGGGCAAGGTGGTGGACGCCAACGGCAAGCCGCTCGCGGGGGTGGCGATCGCCTCGGGGCGCGCGGCGACTCTCAGCGGCGAGGACGGCAGCTTTTCCCTGGCGGATTCGCGCGGGGGCGTCACCTTCCGCAAGGTGCGCTACCAGGCGCGCGAGGTGGACCCAGGCGCGGGGGCGAGCGTCGTCCTGAAGGCGAGCGAGCAGCCGGTTTCGGTGGTGTGGGATGAGCGCTGGCAGAGCCCGGCCATGAATGGGGTGATCACCTACCTCCAGGGCAAGGGCTTCTCCATCCAGCGGGTGCGCCAAGGGGAGCTGCCCACGGGCCGCGAGGTCTACGTCCTGCCCTCACCCGCCTGGTTCAACCAGGAGGCCTACCAGGCCTATCTCCGGCTGGCCTCCGAGGGGGCCAAGCTGCTGGTGCTCGGCGAGTGGGGCGGCTACGACGGGGTCGACTTCGACGCTTGCAATTCGCTCGCCTCCCAGGCGGGGATCTCCTTCGTGCCGGCGGCGGTGCGGGTGTACGGGACGGGGATCGGCGGGGCGGGGATGCCGGATGAATGGCTGACGCTTCGCCGCTTCGAGAGCGCGAGCCTGGCCTCGGGCCTGAGCCAGGGCATTCGCCTCTTCACGGCGGGGGTTTTAGAGGTCAAGGACCCCGCGCGGGCCCTGCTGCGCACCGGCGAAGACGCCTTTCGGATCCAGGCCTGGAGCGGCGGCCCCCAGATCGTGGCCGCGGCGGGCCCCCTGGGCCGCGGTAGCTTGGTTGCGCTCTCGGACACCAGCCTATTCACCGACGAGAACGCCCCCGACGGCACCGCCCACCACCGGGTGCTGGACAACCAGGCCTTTGCGGTCAATCTCCTGGAGTACTAG